A DNA window from Aminiphilus circumscriptus DSM 16581 contains the following coding sequences:
- a CDS encoding Lrp/AsnC family transcriptional regulator, translating to MISLDGTDLKIIAALLEDGRKKWTDLAGALGLSSPSVAERVRKLEEARIIRGYSALVAPQALGLSLSAFIEVTLRHPRYRTLFLDLTANTPEIQECHHVAGDFDFLLKVRCRDTEHLDRLISEDIKSLRGVLRTRTTIVLSSVKETLALPLPPEEQP from the coding sequence GTGATCTCCCTGGATGGAACGGATCTCAAGATCATTGCCGCCCTCCTGGAGGACGGACGGAAGAAATGGACCGACCTCGCGGGCGCTCTGGGGCTCTCTTCCCCCAGCGTCGCCGAACGGGTCCGCAAGCTGGAGGAAGCCCGAATCATCCGGGGCTACAGCGCGCTCGTAGCCCCGCAGGCCCTTGGACTCTCCCTCTCCGCCTTCATCGAAGTGACGCTCCGCCACCCCAGGTACCGGACACTCTTCCTCGATCTGACGGCGAACACACCGGAGATCCAGGAATGCCATCACGTCGCGGGGGATTTCGATTTTCTGCTGAAAGTCCGCTGCAGGGACACGGAGCATCTGGACCGGCTCATCAGCGAGGACATCAAATCACTGCGGGGCGTCCTCCGCACCAGGACCACCATCGTCCTCTCCAGCGTCAAGGAGACCCTCGCTCTGCCGCTTCCTCCGGAGGAGCAGCCATGA
- a CDS encoding YerC/YecD family TrpR-related protein, producing the protein MSAKWKDALTDNLCTAILTLKNVEEVYQFLTDVATISEIQAFSQRLEVARLLNEGNTYPVIAQKTGASTVTISRVKKCLDFGADGYPLVLQRMKEANGGKSEN; encoded by the coding sequence ATGTCAGCAAAATGGAAAGACGCGCTCACCGATAACCTCTGCACGGCAATCCTGACCCTGAAGAACGTGGAAGAGGTCTATCAGTTCCTTACCGATGTGGCCACCATCTCGGAGATCCAGGCATTCTCCCAGCGCCTGGAAGTGGCTCGTCTCCTCAATGAAGGCAACACCTATCCCGTCATCGCCCAGAAAACCGGGGCAAGCACCGTCACGATCAGCCGGGTGAAGAAGTGCCTCGACTTCGGCGCCGACGGTTACCCCCTCGTGCTGCAGCGCATGAAAGAGGCGAACGGAGGGAAAAGCGAGAACTGA
- a CDS encoding putative DNA modification/repair radical SAM protein has translation MTVSMTLSEKLTVLAGAAKYDVSCSSSGSSRKNTGGTGNAGPAGICHSWTEDGRCVSLLKVLLSNECVYDCAYCVNRSSNDVPRSHFTPEEMAELTMQFYKRNYIEGLFLSSAVHRTPDYTMEMMLRTITLLRREHRFSGYIHAKVIPGASLELASRLGALADRVSVNIELPSEESLRFLAPQKSKHSVLAPMSHLSESIREAAASGKGSSRSLLFAPAGQSTQLIVGATGESDFRILRLSEGLYRRYSLKRVYYSAYVPVSDDRRLPALAAPPLLREHRLYQADWLLRFYGFHPEELLDEANPQLDAAVDPKVAWALRNLHLFPLEVNTAPYEMLLRVPGIGVTSAKRILTARKVRRLEEEHLRRLGVVLKRGRFFLLCNGRALAQPVGDPVRLRNLLCDRTKERAALRNEMRRRQLLLFSPAEMPV, from the coding sequence ATGACAGTTTCCATGACACTTTCGGAGAAACTCACCGTTCTCGCCGGTGCGGCGAAATACGATGTCTCCTGTTCCTCCAGCGGAAGTTCCAGGAAGAACACGGGGGGGACGGGAAACGCCGGTCCAGCGGGAATCTGCCATAGTTGGACCGAGGATGGTCGCTGCGTTTCGCTCCTCAAGGTGCTCCTCTCCAACGAGTGCGTCTATGACTGTGCCTACTGCGTGAACAGAAGCAGCAACGACGTTCCCCGGAGCCATTTCACTCCCGAGGAAATGGCGGAGCTGACCATGCAGTTCTACAAGAGAAACTACATCGAGGGGCTCTTTCTGAGTTCCGCGGTGCACCGCACTCCGGATTACACCATGGAAATGATGCTCCGCACGATCACGCTTCTCCGGAGGGAACACCGCTTCTCCGGCTACATTCACGCCAAGGTCATTCCCGGTGCCTCTCTCGAACTGGCGAGTCGCTTGGGTGCTCTGGCGGACCGGGTCAGCGTGAACATTGAGCTTCCCTCGGAGGAAAGCCTCCGTTTTCTGGCGCCGCAGAAATCGAAACACTCCGTGCTGGCTCCCATGTCGCATCTCTCTGAATCCATTCGGGAGGCCGCCGCGTCGGGAAAAGGCTCCTCCCGCTCGCTCCTCTTTGCCCCGGCGGGGCAGAGCACCCAACTCATCGTCGGCGCCACCGGCGAGAGCGATTTCCGGATTCTCCGCCTTTCCGAGGGACTTTATCGCCGCTATTCCCTGAAGAGAGTCTATTACTCCGCCTACGTTCCCGTTTCGGACGACCGGCGCCTGCCGGCCCTGGCGGCACCGCCCCTGCTGCGGGAACACCGTCTCTACCAGGCGGACTGGTTGCTGCGCTTCTACGGTTTTCATCCGGAGGAACTGCTCGACGAGGCGAACCCCCAGCTCGACGCCGCGGTGGACCCGAAGGTCGCCTGGGCGCTTCGCAACCTGCACTTGTTTCCTCTGGAGGTGAACACCGCGCCCTACGAGATGCTGCTGCGCGTTCCCGGAATCGGCGTCACCTCGGCGAAGCGCATCCTCACGGCACGCAAGGTGCGCCGCCTTGAGGAGGAACACCTGCGGCGGCTCGGCGTGGTGTTGAAACGGGGCCGATTTTTCCTCCTCTGCAACGGGCGCGCTCTCGCCCAGCCCGTGGGGGATCCGGTTCGGCTGCGGAACCTCCTCTGCGACAGGACGAAGGAGCGCGCCGCGCTCCGGAACGAGATGCGGCGGAGGCAGCTTCTACTTTTCTCTCCTGCGGAGATGCCCGTCTAG
- a CDS encoding TIGR03915 family putative DNA repair protein, producing the protein MRVYVYDGSFEGLLTVFHGLFRDKAEPLAIHRRGVAAQGFLAETVEVEADPAKADALYEAMERRMTPRAVRLLYLAHLSEERDGEMRLFAFVRRGGQLGERLLDDLGDPGVAAVMRMANRVERERERFLGLVRFREAGTFFYAPIEPACRLLPLLGDHFARRFPSMKWMIHDVGRKEALVYDEEEWYLTPCDLPGVTDFGPREAHYQHLWRTYFDVAAVENRKSPERQRNRMPKKTWKWLVEIPRGKREPGV; encoded by the coding sequence GTGCGCGTGTATGTGTACGACGGAAGTTTCGAGGGGTTGCTCACGGTGTTTCACGGACTGTTCCGGGACAAGGCAGAGCCTCTGGCCATTCATCGCCGGGGCGTGGCGGCACAGGGGTTTCTTGCCGAGACCGTGGAGGTGGAGGCGGACCCTGCGAAAGCGGACGCTCTCTACGAAGCCATGGAACGGCGCATGACTCCCCGGGCGGTGCGGCTGCTCTATCTGGCGCATCTCTCGGAGGAGCGCGACGGAGAGATGCGCCTCTTCGCGTTCGTCCGCCGGGGCGGGCAGCTCGGGGAGCGTCTTCTGGACGATCTGGGCGACCCCGGGGTTGCTGCGGTGATGCGCATGGCGAACCGGGTGGAGCGGGAACGGGAGCGTTTTCTGGGGCTTGTTCGCTTCCGCGAGGCGGGAACGTTTTTCTACGCGCCCATAGAACCCGCGTGTCGCCTGCTGCCTCTTCTGGGGGATCACTTCGCCCGCCGCTTTCCCTCCATGAAATGGATGATTCACGATGTGGGGAGAAAAGAGGCTCTCGTCTACGACGAGGAGGAGTGGTACCTCACCCCCTGCGACCTTCCCGGCGTGACGGACTTCGGCCCCCGCGAGGCGCACTACCAGCACCTCTGGAGAACGTATTTCGACGTTGCTGCGGTGGAGAACCGAAAGAGCCCGGAGCGCCAGCGAAATCGGATGCCGAAGAAGACCTGGAAATGGCTCGTGGAGATTCCCCGGGGAAAGCGCGAGCCCGGCGTGTGA
- a CDS encoding GGDEF domain-containing protein → MRRKTWTVLGLLCIAIGYVFSVSLIVSNQRVKEREYTFEKVRTLSVQTGAALRCYEMLAEHVCESDLIRNASFLELLERVGKRGPNRRELCLALERTLHMLFRELQKEGFDDLRFFDALGEPLLALGSGVPMEETTLRERELLQKLHVNRKPVSDFQRTGTGVHYVFAFPLFRGADFLGSVHFGLSLPAISRTMQAMFGTKSFFVLWRGVLEGVHQSEGGRFRAVAFFPDLLISESFGKEYADLVAEVGFQGDRQGRVRELVSAVARREADTLYWTAADQGFSLTLYPLEDKANNSLGYLMSYEGEYQFSVMRQYYRLLLVFISLFFLLLFFAAVLLAASSGRLEKMATRDRLTGAYNRHFFAEVAANELKKAARNKAPLSLIMFDVDHFKTINDTYGHHLGDMILKKIVATVREHIRSYDAFARWGGDEFVLLLPDTPAAKARELAERLRNAVAEQKYFSAEGVSVSIGVSQIENYGDSIEAVVEKADRNMYTAKQRGRNRVE, encoded by the coding sequence GTGAGAAGAAAGACCTGGACGGTTCTCGGACTGCTCTGCATCGCCATCGGCTATGTGTTCTCCGTCTCGCTCATCGTGTCGAACCAGCGCGTGAAGGAGCGGGAGTACACCTTCGAGAAGGTCCGCACCCTCTCCGTCCAGACGGGGGCGGCACTCCGCTGTTACGAGATGCTGGCGGAGCACGTCTGCGAGAGCGACTTGATCCGGAACGCTTCTTTTCTGGAGCTTCTGGAGCGCGTCGGCAAAAGAGGGCCGAACCGCCGGGAACTGTGTCTTGCCTTGGAGCGGACACTGCATATGCTCTTCCGGGAGCTGCAGAAGGAGGGTTTCGACGATCTCCGCTTCTTCGATGCCCTGGGGGAGCCCCTGCTCGCTCTGGGGAGCGGCGTGCCGATGGAGGAGACGACACTCCGGGAGCGAGAGCTTCTACAGAAGCTCCACGTGAACCGGAAGCCCGTGAGCGATTTCCAGCGGACCGGGACGGGCGTGCATTATGTCTTCGCCTTTCCCCTCTTCCGGGGAGCGGATTTCCTCGGAAGCGTCCATTTCGGCCTTTCCCTTCCGGCCATCTCCAGGACCATGCAGGCCATGTTCGGCACGAAGAGCTTTTTCGTGCTCTGGAGAGGTGTCCTGGAAGGCGTGCACCAGAGCGAGGGTGGGCGCTTTCGTGCGGTCGCCTTCTTTCCGGACCTTCTCATCAGCGAGAGTTTCGGAAAGGAATACGCGGATCTCGTCGCCGAGGTGGGATTTCAGGGGGACCGACAGGGACGAGTCCGGGAGCTGGTGAGTGCCGTCGCCCGACGGGAGGCGGACACGCTCTACTGGACTGCGGCGGATCAGGGCTTCAGTCTGACGCTCTACCCGCTGGAGGACAAGGCGAACAACTCCCTGGGGTATCTCATGAGCTACGAGGGAGAGTACCAGTTCAGCGTCATGAGGCAGTATTATCGTCTCCTGCTGGTGTTCATCTCCCTGTTCTTTCTTCTGCTCTTCTTCGCGGCGGTGCTCCTGGCCGCGTCGTCGGGGCGACTCGAGAAAATGGCGACCCGGGATCGGCTCACCGGGGCCTACAACCGGCATTTCTTCGCGGAGGTCGCGGCGAACGAGCTGAAGAAGGCCGCCCGGAACAAGGCGCCCCTCTCCCTGATCATGTTCGACGTGGATCACTTCAAGACCATCAACGACACCTACGGGCACCATCTGGGGGACATGATCCTCAAGAAGATCGTCGCCACGGTTCGGGAGCACATCCGCAGCTATGACGCCTTCGCCCGCTGGGGAGGCGACGAGTTTGTGCTGCTCCTTCCCGACACGCCCGCAGCAAAAGCGAGGGAGCTTGCGGAGCGTCTCCGGAACGCCGTGGCGGAGCAGAAGTATTTCTCCGCCGAGGGGGTCTCCGTGAGCATCGGTGTCTCTCAGATCGAGAACTACGGAGACTCCATCGAGGCTGTCGTCGAGAAGGCGGACCGGAACATGTATACGGCGAAGCAGAGGGGACGCAATCGCGTCGAATGA
- the lepA gene encoding translation elongation factor 4: METGRIRNFCIIAHVDHGKSTLADRLLELTATVDMRFLKAQHLDTLELERERGITIKLVPVRMHYRDREGCEYILNLIDTPGHVDFSYEVSRSLAACEGALLVVDAAQGVEAQTVANAYLAVEQDLELLPVVNKIDLASAQPERALKELEDVIGIDTEGALLVSAKSGVGIAEVLDAVVRRVPAPEGDPEAPLQALIFDSVYDNYRGVICYVRVVNGSIRSGQQITFMANGISDQVEEVGFFTPSMRASEELGPGEVGYVIANVKTLHEARVGDTITDARRPAAKPLPGYKRVKPVVFCGFYPVEREEYPQLRDALEKLQLNDSAIDFTPETSAALGFGFRCGFLGLLHMDIAKERLQREFNVDLVATTPNVGYQVVLTSGEILEAHRPSDFPDLGKIEEIREPYIKLSIFLPTDYVGKVMQLCQDKRGVYGSMEYITPERVRLVYELPLAEFILDFHDKLKSVSRGYASLDYEHVGFRQGNLVKVDVLLNDEPVDAFSFICHQDAAYHRGQAVVRKLKELIPRQLFEVPIQAAVGKKVIVRQNIKPLRKDVLSKCYGGDITRKRKLLEKQKEGKKKMKQIGRVSIPQEAFLAFLKVSEDAEE; this comes from the coding sequence TTGGAGACCGGCCGCATTCGCAATTTCTGCATCATCGCCCACGTGGACCATGGGAAGTCCACTCTGGCGGACCGTCTGCTCGAACTGACGGCGACCGTGGACATGCGTTTTCTCAAAGCGCAGCACCTGGATACCCTCGAACTCGAACGCGAGCGAGGGATCACCATCAAACTGGTTCCCGTGCGGATGCACTACCGTGACCGCGAGGGATGCGAGTACATCCTCAACCTGATCGACACCCCCGGGCACGTGGATTTTTCCTACGAGGTCTCCCGTTCCCTCGCGGCCTGCGAGGGCGCGCTTCTCGTGGTGGACGCCGCCCAGGGCGTGGAGGCCCAGACCGTGGCCAACGCCTACCTTGCGGTGGAGCAGGATCTGGAGCTGCTCCCCGTGGTGAACAAGATCGATCTCGCCTCGGCCCAGCCCGAGCGGGCACTCAAGGAGCTGGAGGACGTCATCGGCATCGACACGGAAGGGGCGCTGCTCGTCAGCGCCAAGAGCGGCGTCGGCATCGCCGAGGTGCTCGACGCGGTGGTCCGCAGGGTTCCCGCTCCCGAGGGAGACCCGGAGGCACCCCTGCAGGCGCTCATCTTCGACTCCGTGTACGACAACTACCGGGGTGTCATCTGCTACGTCCGGGTGGTGAACGGCAGCATCCGCTCGGGCCAGCAGATCACCTTCATGGCCAACGGCATCTCTGACCAGGTGGAGGAGGTGGGGTTCTTCACTCCCTCCATGCGCGCCTCGGAGGAACTCGGCCCCGGCGAGGTAGGCTACGTGATCGCCAACGTGAAGACTCTTCACGAGGCCCGCGTGGGAGACACCATTACCGACGCGAGGCGCCCTGCGGCGAAACCCCTTCCGGGGTACAAGCGGGTCAAGCCCGTGGTCTTCTGTGGCTTCTATCCCGTGGAACGCGAGGAGTATCCCCAGCTCCGGGACGCCCTGGAGAAACTCCAGCTCAACGATTCCGCCATCGACTTCACTCCCGAGACCTCCGCTGCGCTCGGCTTCGGATTCCGCTGCGGCTTTCTCGGACTCCTGCACATGGACATCGCCAAGGAGCGCCTCCAGCGGGAGTTCAACGTGGATCTCGTCGCCACCACGCCCAACGTGGGCTATCAGGTGGTCCTTACTTCCGGGGAGATCCTGGAGGCCCATCGTCCGTCGGATTTCCCGGACCTGGGCAAGATCGAGGAGATCCGGGAGCCCTACATCAAGCTCTCCATTTTCCTTCCCACGGACTATGTGGGCAAGGTGATGCAGCTCTGCCAGGACAAGCGGGGTGTGTACGGAAGCATGGAGTACATCACCCCCGAGCGGGTGCGTCTTGTCTACGAACTCCCCCTCGCGGAGTTCATCCTCGACTTTCACGACAAGCTCAAGTCTGTCTCCCGGGGATACGCCTCCCTCGACTACGAGCACGTGGGATTCCGGCAGGGAAATCTCGTGAAGGTGGACGTGCTCCTCAACGATGAGCCCGTGGACGCCTTCTCCTTCATCTGCCACCAGGACGCGGCCTACCACAGAGGGCAGGCGGTGGTGCGCAAGCTGAAGGAACTCATCCCTCGGCAGCTCTTCGAGGTGCCGATCCAAGCGGCCGTGGGAAAGAAGGTCATCGTCCGGCAGAACATCAAGCCCCTGCGCAAGGACGTTCTCTCCAAGTGCTACGGTGGTGACATCACCCGAAAGAGGAAGCTTCTGGAAAAACAGAAGGAAGGCAAAAAAAAGATGAAGCAGATCGGGCGGGTCTCCATTCCCCAGGAGGCGTTTCTCGCCTTTCTCAAGGTCAGTGAGGATGCGGAGGAGTAG
- the hemW gene encoding radical SAM family heme chaperone HemW encodes MRRSRSAFCDDGGRGGWNASSLRDEALLRNAAALASDAPLSVYVHIPFCVRKCPYCAFTSLVPASGGIIDAYLEALEGELARWTETAGRMFCAETLYIGGGTPSLLAPRQWERLIGILEGGLRFLPGAEVSVEANPESLAAASLRLWRDWRISRVSLGVQSFDEEDLAWLRRPHSAARARDALSACLAAGFRTSVDLMFGLPFQTLHRWHRTLQELLRSGVRHLSLYQLSLEKDSVWGVCPPSEPLPDGYAFYRFAQWYLRRKGYGQYEIASFAASGEWCRHNLAYWRGGNVLGLGAAAWGFLEGIRYGNGNDVARYVAEARRKGAVSVEERLEGRKRAGEAAVLALRTAGGVRLRSFARRHGPDEAARLVRCLEPFGERFLRRESGRIAFSPGGMRVANALWTEVLADDEETLLRKRVPCPAGSAAVDVTLREGT; translated from the coding sequence ATGCGGAGGAGTAGATCCGCTTTCTGCGATGACGGAGGAAGGGGCGGATGGAACGCCTCTTCCCTCCGGGACGAAGCTCTTCTGCGAAACGCCGCCGCCCTCGCCTCCGATGCTCCGCTCTCCGTCTATGTGCATATTCCCTTCTGCGTTCGCAAGTGTCCCTATTGTGCCTTCACAAGCCTCGTGCCCGCCTCCGGGGGAATCATCGATGCCTATCTGGAGGCGCTCGAAGGCGAACTTGCCCGTTGGACGGAAACGGCCGGAAGGATGTTCTGCGCGGAGACTCTCTACATCGGGGGCGGAACTCCGTCCCTCCTTGCTCCGCGTCAATGGGAGCGCCTGATCGGCATCCTGGAGGGGGGGCTCCGCTTTCTTCCCGGGGCGGAGGTGTCCGTGGAGGCGAATCCGGAGAGCCTCGCCGCAGCGTCGCTCCGGCTCTGGAGGGACTGGAGGATCTCCCGGGTGAGTCTGGGCGTGCAGAGTTTCGACGAGGAAGATCTGGCGTGGCTTCGGCGACCTCATTCGGCGGCCCGGGCGAGAGACGCCCTGTCGGCCTGTCTCGCCGCGGGGTTCCGCACCAGCGTGGACCTCATGTTCGGTCTGCCCTTCCAGACCCTCCACCGATGGCACCGGACCTTGCAGGAGCTTCTCCGCTCTGGGGTACGACATCTCTCCCTGTATCAGCTTTCCCTGGAGAAGGACTCTGTCTGGGGAGTGTGCCCTCCTTCGGAACCCCTTCCCGACGGCTATGCCTTCTACCGGTTCGCCCAGTGGTATCTGCGGCGTAAGGGGTACGGGCAGTATGAGATCGCCAGTTTCGCCGCTTCCGGAGAATGGTGCCGCCACAATCTGGCCTACTGGCGGGGAGGAAATGTACTTGGCCTGGGGGCCGCCGCCTGGGGCTTTCTGGAGGGGATCCGCTACGGCAACGGGAATGACGTGGCGCGCTACGTGGCGGAGGCCCGAAGGAAGGGTGCCGTGTCCGTGGAAGAGCGCCTGGAGGGGAGAAAAAGAGCGGGAGAGGCGGCGGTGCTCGCGCTGCGGACCGCAGGAGGCGTGCGGCTCCGAAGTTTCGCCCGCCGCCATGGCCCGGATGAGGCGGCACGGCTTGTCCGGTGCCTCGAACCCTTCGGAGAACGTTTTCTCCGAAGGGAGTCCGGACGGATCGCCTTTTCTCCCGGGGGAATGCGGGTCGCCAATGCGTTGTGGACGGAGGTCCTCGCCGATGACGAGGAGACGCTTCTCCGGAAGAGGGTTCCTTGTCCGGCCGGTTCTGCCGCCGTTGACGTGACACTTCGAGAAGGGACATGA
- a CDS encoding phosphodiester glycosidase family protein, translating to MRIVHRFETSGEKCAGEKMTGLRGVLTVLLAVLLLLQGAWAEAESGGVRRDVFVQGILEARGLFASGEAKSPAQAVAFARNIDAVPYSDQPPGGAVTRREALRMLVHSLGLRFEAGLLAEASLPYEDLKGLSPSDRGAVAVARLMVPPLLEGNAKRLSPDQKISPAEAKRFLEVLAQAEEGFVLRVELAPTEGMRLLLHREGAPARSPRWRTVIDGFDGKNEAEQLRKTLVGAGPEMKVENHNYEWRLRSDMLDSFLDAERLRKAGAKAGKEARLVPCLPSYENLSSPRFWVALIIDPGLFGIRPLLPPEGLSTLAPLAAMTGGNAVAAINGGFFTTTGYGRGYPIGTLLVDGTLVSEPMRGRTCLGWNRDNLATFGPTDFSGRVLADAFGERKLATVNRFTKGDALVLYTPHFGRRTPSSGGVPAAEAVIRDGRCLEVRQGSGGDIPAGARVLAGYGAQAPTVAALRPGDAVRVETTLNEGDPLWGKMDHIIQGGPFLIFGGEIQNDPENLSDSVTLRRHPRSVIGLTGNGQWVFFVGDGRNPFHSVGFTLREVSEILRELHVDYALNLDGGGSSELLVKGKRVSLLSEGKPRPVSYGIGAVPFRP from the coding sequence ATGAGAATCGTGCATCGTTTCGAAACGTCAGGAGAAAAATGTGCCGGAGAAAAAATGACGGGGCTTCGGGGAGTGCTGACGGTTCTCCTCGCGGTTCTTCTGCTGTTGCAGGGAGCATGGGCGGAGGCGGAATCGGGAGGTGTCCGGAGGGATGTCTTTGTGCAGGGCATCCTGGAAGCGCGGGGGCTCTTCGCCTCCGGGGAGGCGAAGAGCCCAGCCCAGGCGGTGGCCTTTGCCCGAAACATCGATGCGGTTCCCTACTCGGACCAGCCGCCGGGAGGAGCGGTGACCCGGAGAGAGGCGCTCCGTATGCTCGTGCACAGTCTGGGACTCCGCTTCGAGGCAGGACTTCTGGCGGAGGCGTCGCTTCCCTACGAGGACCTGAAAGGACTCTCCCCGTCCGACCGCGGTGCTGTGGCGGTGGCCCGTCTGATGGTCCCTCCGCTGCTTGAGGGGAACGCGAAGCGGCTTTCTCCGGATCAGAAGATCTCTCCTGCCGAGGCCAAACGCTTTCTGGAAGTTCTTGCCCAGGCGGAAGAGGGTTTTGTGCTGCGGGTCGAACTTGCCCCGACGGAGGGAATGCGGCTGCTTCTGCACCGCGAGGGTGCTCCGGCGCGCTCGCCGCGCTGGAGGACGGTCATCGACGGGTTCGACGGCAAGAACGAGGCGGAGCAGCTACGGAAAACCCTTGTGGGAGCAGGGCCGGAGATGAAGGTGGAGAACCACAACTACGAGTGGCGCCTCCGGTCGGACATGTTGGACTCTTTTCTCGACGCGGAACGCCTCCGGAAGGCCGGGGCGAAGGCGGGAAAGGAGGCGCGGCTCGTTCCCTGCCTGCCGAGCTACGAGAACCTCTCCTCTCCCCGCTTCTGGGTTGCCCTGATCATCGATCCCGGCCTGTTCGGAATACGCCCCCTTCTTCCTCCGGAGGGACTTTCCACGCTCGCTCCGCTCGCCGCCATGACGGGTGGGAACGCAGTGGCCGCCATCAACGGAGGTTTCTTCACCACCACGGGATATGGCCGGGGCTATCCCATCGGCACGCTGCTGGTGGACGGCACGCTGGTGAGCGAACCCATGCGGGGGCGGACCTGTCTCGGGTGGAACCGGGACAATCTGGCCACCTTCGGTCCCACGGACTTCTCCGGGCGCGTGCTCGCCGACGCCTTCGGAGAACGGAAGCTCGCTACGGTGAACCGCTTCACCAAGGGAGACGCGTTGGTGCTGTACACGCCGCATTTCGGGCGGCGGACGCCCTCGTCGGGAGGCGTTCCCGCGGCGGAGGCGGTGATCCGGGACGGGCGATGCTTGGAAGTCCGCCAGGGCAGCGGCGGTGACATCCCCGCAGGGGCCAGGGTGCTTGCGGGGTACGGAGCCCAGGCCCCGACGGTGGCCGCCCTGCGCCCCGGAGACGCGGTGCGCGTGGAGACGACGCTCAACGAAGGTGATCCCCTGTGGGGAAAGATGGACCACATCATCCAGGGAGGGCCGTTTCTTATTTTTGGAGGGGAAATTCAGAACGATCCGGAAAATCTTTCTGACTCCGTGACGCTGCGGCGCCATCCCCGGAGCGTCATCGGCCTCACCGGGAACGGACAGTGGGTTTTCTTCGTGGGGGACGGAAGAAATCCCTTCCACAGCGTGGGATTCACTCTTCGGGAGGTCTCGGAAATCCTCCGGGAGCTGCACGTGGACTACGCGCTGAACCTCGACGGCGGAGGGTCCTCGGAGCTTCTCGTGAAGGGGAAACGTGTTTCCCTACTCTCCGAGGGCAAGCCTCGCCCAGTCAGTTACGGCATTGGCGCGGTGCCGTTCCGACCTTAG
- the yedF gene encoding sulfurtransferase-like selenium metabolism protein YedF, translated as MQHIDARGKACPQPVVLTKNAIAAGATSLEIFVDNAVAKNNVSRFLEKSGYRAEIHEEGTDFRIVGEGTPPATATEVLPELSDTSTCGNASLAVLLTSKTLGKRDEALGDVLMKAFLGTLSQGSTLPETIALMNEGVMLALPESSTSESLEELQAKGTQILVCGTCTKHFGITEQIRLGTISNMFDIVEALRQAGKILSVG; from the coding sequence ATGCAGCACATCGACGCCCGCGGCAAAGCCTGCCCTCAGCCGGTGGTTCTGACGAAGAACGCCATCGCGGCCGGTGCCACATCCCTTGAAATTTTTGTGGACAACGCCGTTGCCAAAAACAATGTCTCCCGGTTTCTCGAAAAATCGGGCTATCGGGCAGAGATACACGAAGAGGGAACGGATTTCCGCATCGTCGGCGAAGGGACACCCCCCGCAACGGCGACGGAAGTACTTCCCGAGCTTTCGGATACCTCCACCTGCGGCAATGCCTCCCTTGCAGTCCTTCTCACCTCAAAAACACTGGGAAAGCGGGATGAAGCGCTTGGAGACGTGCTGATGAAGGCGTTTCTCGGGACACTGTCCCAAGGATCCACGCTTCCGGAGACCATCGCTCTGATGAACGAGGGAGTCATGCTCGCCCTTCCAGAGAGTTCAACCTCGGAAAGCCTCGAAGAGCTCCAGGCGAAGGGAACGCAGATCCTCGTCTGCGGCACCTGCACAAAGCACTTCGGTATCACCGAGCAGATCCGGCTCGGGACGATCAGCAACATGTTCGACATCGTCGAAGCCCTACGGCAAGCGGGGAAAATCCTTTCCGTGGGTTGA